Genomic window (Thermococcus sp.):
CAACGTTCCTCGCATAGTTAAAGATATCCTCATCGTAAGAATAAAACCTGATTGGGTACCCCTCCCTTTTGATCCCAATCCGCTTTAACCTGTCGAAATCTTCTTTTTTGATGTAAGCCGTCCCGAAGCTCGGCTCCAAAACCTTTCCCAGAACCCACAGCGCTGAAGTTCCGGAGAACACCACAAAATCCCTAACTTTTTTGGGCCTTACTTTATAAGTAATCCCCTTAACAACCTGGAATATCTTCCTCTTTTCCATCCCCCATGCATAGAGGAGGGATTTTTTGTCAAGGACCCGTATCCTCCCCGTCTCTAAAATTATTGTACCGTCACTTTCCAGTGACCTGAGAATTCTGTAAAGGTAAGGCCTGTTAACATTAAACCTGGCTAAAAGCTCTTTAACAGAAACCTCCCCTTTAAGTGCTAACTCCCTTAATATTTTCTCCTTCAATATTGGGGCTCTCATATTGTATCCTTTGTATGCTATACT
Coding sequences:
- a CDS encoding winged helix-turn-helix transcriptional regulator, translated to MRAPILKEKILRELALKGEVSVKELLARFNVNRPYLYRILRSLESDGTIILETGRIRVLDKKSLLYAWGMEKRKIFQVVKGITYKVRPKKVRDFVVFSGTSALWVLGKVLEPSFGTAYIKKEDFDRLKRIGIKREGYPIRFYSYDEDIFNYARNVGGYRMAIIEQVIADALGEGIYTRVIEELLEEIEWKR